The following are from one region of the Pseudodesulfovibrio piezophilus C1TLV30 genome:
- a CDS encoding type II 3-dehydroquinate dehydratase, translating to MNKLKILMLNGPNLGYIGKRQPEIYGSQTMEDMPSLLDQVMGDRALDIELEFYQSNCEGALIDRLEKAWKNGVDGIVFNAGAYTHTSLALADCLAWIEIPCIEVHISNIWARMDQPLRQQSIMGGQCHGVIAGFGILGYALATLALHEHLLGTNNPLSA from the coding sequence ATGAATAAGCTTAAAATATTAATGTTGAATGGTCCTAACTTGGGATATATTGGCAAAAGGCAGCCTGAAATATATGGTTCCCAAACAATGGAAGACATGCCGTCCCTCCTTGATCAGGTTATGGGAGACAGGGCTCTTGATATTGAATTGGAATTTTATCAATCCAACTGCGAAGGGGCCTTGATCGATAGGCTTGAAAAAGCCTGGAAAAATGGAGTAGATGGTATAGTGTTTAATGCAGGTGCTTATACCCATACCAGTCTGGCTCTTGCCGATTGCCTGGCCTGGATTGAGATTCCCTGCATTGAGGTTCACATCAGCAATATATGGGCGCGAATGGATCAACCTTTACGCCAGCAGTCAATAATGGGTGGGCAGTGCCATGGTGTTATTGCCGGTTTTGGCATTCTGGGGTATGCCCTTGCCACTTTGGCGCTCCATGAGCATCTTCTCGGTACCAACAACCCCCTATCGGCCTAG
- the yihA gene encoding ribosome biogenesis GTP-binding protein YihA/YsxC, whose protein sequence is MNRTIELVKTIYEIKQLEDFPEVQIALAGRSNVGKSSLVNKLAGRKKLAKISSKPGKTRSLNYYRVDPDGFYLVDLPGYGYAKCSKTERAKWANLIEAYMKNNHQLRAVAVLLDSRLEPQKLDIELTSYLKSIGIPVIPILTKSDKPKQRERAKLQNQWKDILQQEKAPLCFSSKTGMGEDKLWELFAEYATP, encoded by the coding sequence ATGAACCGAACCATTGAGTTAGTCAAAACAATATACGAAATCAAGCAGCTTGAGGACTTCCCGGAAGTTCAGATAGCTTTGGCTGGGCGTTCTAATGTCGGAAAGTCGTCTCTTGTTAATAAACTGGCTGGGCGTAAAAAATTAGCAAAAATTAGCTCTAAGCCAGGGAAAACCCGGAGTCTCAATTATTATCGGGTCGATCCTGACGGGTTCTACCTTGTTGATTTACCCGGATACGGATATGCTAAATGTTCAAAAACGGAACGTGCTAAATGGGCAAATCTCATAGAAGCGTACATGAAAAACAACCATCAACTTCGAGCGGTTGCAGTACTTCTTGATTCTCGCTTAGAGCCTCAGAAACTGGATATTGAATTAACATCCTATCTCAAAAGTATAGGAATCCCAGTAATTCCAATCTTGACCAAATCAGATAAGCCCAAACAACGGGAAAGAGCTAAGCTCCAAAATCAGTGGAAGGATATTCTCCAGCAGGAAAAGGCACCACTGTGCTTTTCAAGCAAAACAGGCATGGGAGAGGACAAATTATGGGAGCTTTTTGCAGAGTATGCAACGCCTTAA